The region TGCGCCTCGGCCTCAAGCACCAGCTGACGGCTGACGAATGCGCGCAAGACATCAAGACTCTGATGACCGCCAAATACACCTTATAAATCCCCTGAAAGGATCACATCATGTTTCACTTGAAAACCGTTGTTGCCGCCACCCTGGCCGTGCTGTCATTCTCCGCCGCCGCGCAAAGCGCCGTCACCGTCACCGAGCCGTGGGTGCGCGCCACCGTGGCGCAACAAAAGGCGACCGGCGCCTTCATGCAGATCACGGCGCCGAAAGCCATGCGCCTGGTCGAAGTGCGCAGCGCCGTGGCGGGCGTGGCCGAAATCCATGAGATGAGCATGAGCGACAATATGATGCGCATGCGCCAGGTCAAGGAA is a window of Janthinobacterium sp. J1-1 DNA encoding:
- a CDS encoding copper chaperone PCu(A)C produces the protein MFHLKTVVAATLAVLSFSAAAQSAVTVTEPWVRATVAQQKATGAFMQITAPKAMRLVEVRSAVAGVAEIHEMSMSDNMMRMRQVKELALPAGKAVELKPGGYHVMLLDLKGQVKAGDKVPLTLVLEGEDKKRETIEVNAVARPLGGAPAAHSMQH